The following coding sequences lie in one Bacteroidia bacterium genomic window:
- a CDS encoding efflux RND transporter periplasmic adaptor subunit encodes MKMKAKTILSNTYFRSSLLLIFGLFLGWLFFYHSDKNSTKEEVKKEEKSIVWTCSMHPQIRMDHKGLCPICAMDLIPLEQNVSEINDSAIVMTEEALKLAEVQTVVVSKQQPIKEVHLYGKIQADETSVQSIPAHVSGRIERLFVKYTGEKINKGQVIASIYSPELINAQKELLEAIKMKDVQPLLLEAAREKLSQFKLSGKQIEDIEKNGKLKSLVDVIANASGVVITKKVNSGDYVQIGTPLYEVADLSSVWAQFDAYESDLSWLKVGSQITYTLLALPGKEFKGNITFIDPVIDPQTRIAKVRVELNNSKGDFKPEMLATGIVKAKLPNSGNSIVVPQSAVLWTGKRSLVYVKIPNTTEPTFIMRNVTLGNYLQNSYEIIDGLNEGEEIVTNGTFSIDAAAQLAGKSSMMNAESGNSSAMQGMDMSESSNSVNNNKEEMNGMKMDANSETSTFKVNGLCEMCKDRIESTAKKISGVNSADWKTETKMLKLTFDKSKTSLVNIQKAIAAVGHDNGKYKAPDEVYNGLPECCKYRTK; translated from the coding sequence ATGAAAATGAAAGCAAAAACAATATTATCGAACACTTATTTCAGAAGCTCATTGCTTTTGATTTTTGGGCTTTTTTTAGGCTGGTTGTTTTTTTATCATTCAGATAAGAACTCAACTAAAGAAGAAGTGAAAAAAGAAGAAAAATCGATTGTCTGGACATGTTCTATGCATCCTCAGATTAGGATGGATCATAAAGGGTTATGCCCGATTTGTGCAATGGATTTGATTCCTCTGGAACAGAATGTAAGCGAGATTAACGATAGTGCAATTGTTATGACTGAAGAAGCATTAAAACTTGCTGAAGTACAAACAGTAGTTGTTTCAAAGCAACAACCGATAAAAGAAGTACATTTATATGGAAAAATTCAGGCAGATGAAACATCAGTTCAATCAATACCGGCACATGTTTCCGGAAGAATTGAAAGACTGTTTGTAAAATACACAGGTGAAAAGATTAACAAGGGTCAGGTAATTGCAAGTATATATTCGCCCGAATTAATAAATGCCCAGAAAGAGTTATTGGAAGCAATTAAAATGAAGGATGTTCAGCCTTTACTTCTTGAAGCTGCTAGAGAAAAATTAAGTCAGTTTAAGCTCTCTGGTAAGCAAATTGAAGATATTGAGAAAAACGGTAAGCTAAAATCATTGGTTGATGTTATAGCTAATGCCTCAGGAGTTGTAATTACTAAAAAAGTAAATTCAGGTGATTATGTTCAAATAGGTACACCCTTGTATGAGGTTGCAGATTTAAGCTCTGTTTGGGCACAATTTGATGCTTATGAAAGTGATTTGTCTTGGCTAAAGGTTGGCTCTCAAATAACATATACTTTACTTGCTTTGCCTGGAAAAGAATTTAAAGGGAATATTACATTTATTGATCCGGTGATTGATCCTCAAACAAGGATCGCAAAAGTAAGAGTTGAATTAAATAATTCTAAAGGTGATTTTAAACCCGAAATGTTAGCTACTGGTATTGTTAAAGCTAAATTACCAAATTCTGGAAACAGTATTGTGGTTCCTCAATCTGCTGTGTTATGGACAGGAAAAAGATCGTTGGTATATGTAAAAATTCCAAATACTACCGAACCAACATTTATTATGCGTAATGTTACTCTTGGGAATTATCTGCAAAACAGTTATGAAATTATTGATGGTTTAAATGAAGGAGAAGAAATTGTAACAAATGGTACATTTAGTATTGATGCAGCTGCTCAATTGGCTGGAAAATCAAGTATGATGAATGCCGAAAGTGGAAATTCATCTGCTATGCAGGGAATGGATATGAGCGAAAGTTCAAATTCTGTAAATAATAATAAAGAAGAAATGAATGGCATGAAAATGGATGCAAATTCAGAGACTTCAACATTTAAAGTAAATGGCTTATGCGAAATGTGTAAAGACAGAATAGAATCTACTGCAAAGAAAATATCCGGAGTTAATTCAGCCGATTGGAAAACAGAAACTAAGATGCTTAAATTAACTTTTGATAAAAGCAAAACCAGTCTGGTTAATATTCAGAAAGCTATTGCTGCAGTTGGTCACGATAACGGAAAGTACAAAGCACCTGATGAAGTATATAATGGTCTTCCAGAGTGTTGTAAATATAGAACCAAGTAA
- a CDS encoding TolC family protein, with protein sequence MNKSLKILFSLIFILFQQYSEAQINDSLSSYLKIAVENNTGLKAEFLKYSASLEKVNQSGSLPDPQLDFAYYINSMEQISGKQIADIKLMQMFPWFGALKAAKDEASQMAYSSFQNFLSFRNELFFNIKTNYYSLYQTKKEIEITEKNIKILKTIEQLVLIKYQTNSGSSSISTGVAMNAGSGSQSSGNSSMGSMGNSTQQGVNNSSGSSTSSMPSTGSSMSSGGQNQMVNLFRIQMEINSLENNLALLNDRLNTDKISFNRYLNRLPNSEVFINDSLNEQKLPLNIISMTDSISNNPMVKMYLSDSAAYNTRMKMIKRMSYPMVGIGVNYSIIKKIENSTNMMNGQDMIMPMLTVTLPIYRKKYNSMQREAQYLRDAATYSSANVKNDIYVSFQQALQNLNDAERRILLYSKQTTLANKSLELIITSFSVNGSDFEEILRMEQQLLDFEFKKIEAITNKNTIIAQLLFLTGN encoded by the coding sequence ATGAACAAGTCTCTTAAAATATTATTTTCTTTAATATTCATTTTGTTTCAACAATATTCTGAAGCACAAATCAATGATTCTCTTTCTTCTTATTTGAAAATAGCAGTTGAAAACAATACAGGTTTAAAAGCAGAATTTTTAAAATATTCTGCCTCACTTGAGAAAGTTAACCAGTCAGGGTCTTTGCCAGATCCGCAATTGGATTTTGCTTATTACATTAATTCTATGGAGCAGATTTCAGGAAAACAAATTGCCGACATCAAACTCATGCAGATGTTTCCTTGGTTTGGTGCATTAAAAGCTGCGAAAGACGAAGCATCGCAAATGGCATATTCCAGTTTTCAAAATTTTCTCAGTTTTAGAAACGAATTGTTTTTTAATATTAAAACCAATTATTATAGTTTGTATCAAACTAAAAAGGAGATTGAAATAACAGAAAAGAATATTAAAATCTTAAAAACTATTGAGCAGCTTGTTTTAATTAAATACCAGACTAATTCAGGCAGTAGTTCCATAAGTACAGGGGTTGCTATGAATGCAGGTTCTGGTAGCCAGAGTTCGGGTAATTCATCAATGGGAAGCATGGGAAATTCCACTCAGCAGGGAGTAAATAATTCTTCAGGTAGCTCGACTTCTTCTATGCCTTCAACTGGTTCATCCATGTCATCTGGTGGGCAAAATCAAATGGTTAATTTGTTCCGAATTCAAATGGAAATAAACTCACTTGAGAATAATCTTGCTTTATTAAATGATAGATTAAACACTGATAAAATTAGTTTTAACAGATATCTTAACAGATTGCCGAATAGTGAAGTGTTTATTAACGATTCATTAAATGAACAGAAATTGCCCTTGAATATAATCTCTATGACTGACAGTATTTCAAATAACCCAATGGTAAAAATGTATTTGTCCGATTCAGCCGCTTATAATACCAGAATGAAAATGATAAAGAGAATGAGTTACCCAATGGTAGGTATTGGTGTAAATTATTCAATTATTAAGAAAATAGAGAACAGTACGAATATGATGAATGGTCAGGATATGATTATGCCAATGCTTACAGTTACTTTACCAATTTATCGCAAGAAATATAATTCAATGCAGCGTGAAGCTCAGTATTTACGTGATGCTGCAACATACTCATCAGCTAATGTGAAAAATGATATTTATGTTTCATTCCAGCAGGCATTGCAAAATTTAAATGATGCAGAACGAAGAATTTTACTTTACTCAAAACAAACTACATTGGCAAATAAAAGTTTGGAATTAATAATCACTTCTTTCTCTGTAAATGGTTCCGATTTCGAAGAAATACTGAGAATGGAGCAACAGTTACTCGATTTTGAATTTAAGAAAATAGAAGCCATAACAAATAAAAATACAATTATTGCTCAATTGTTATTTTTAACCGGAAATTAA
- a CDS encoding efflux RND transporter permease subunit, with translation MLKFLIKYFLENRLVTILLLLIFIVWGLVSSPFNFNIGFLPRDPISVDAIPDIGDNQQIVATEWMGRSPRDIEDQISYPLTSSLLGIPGVKTIRSTSMFGMSFIYIIFKDNVEFYWSRSRILEKLNSLPSGTLPVGVQPTLGPDATALGQIYWYTLEGRDTKTGKPSGGWDPQELRTIQDYYVKYSLASAEGVSEVASIGGYVKEYQVDINPDAMKSFGVTVMDVMEAVKKSNLDIGAETIELNKIEYVIRGLGYIKNLDDLRTAVITVRDNVPIRIGDVAKVSFGPATRRGGLDKSGAEAAGAVIVARYGSNPMEVINNVKEKIKEIAPGLPSKTLADGSVSKVTVVPFYDRTELIKETIGTLESALSHEILISVLVIIILLFNLRASIIVSVLLPIAVLMTFIAMKLFNVEANIVALSGIAIAIGVMVDMGIVDVENVMRHLEMPGNHNLKGKSLIKLIYDANIEVRAAVTVALATTIVSFIPVFTMEAAEGKLFHPLAFTKTFALLSSFILGIVVLPTFAYFLYSFRFDLRKFNRVWNFCLIILGLLLIIFWHTWTAAAFILIGVNNLFEYKWPENKKKWTNFINITITSLIVIYFLAYEWLPLGAHNSIVVNYLFVMGIVMLILAPLLIVIHYYERILNWCLNNRLKFFLIPVFTVLFGVVVWLGFNKSFGFISTGFEKVGWNINQTSFWQSAEKTFPGLGKEFMPALDEGSYLLMPTSMPHTGIEKNIEYIKQLDKRLNTIPEVDVAVGKWGRVNSALDPAPVQMFENTINYKPEYVLDKDGHKKRFKVDDNYNYVLTNGKLFNPDKDGFGKIDTSLLIQDEDGEYLRQWRKEIKSPNDIWNEIVKVTNLPGLTSAPKLQPIQTRLVMLSTGMRAPMGLKVYGPSLETIEKAGLQFEKILKEIPDIQASSVFYDRAVGAPYLEIKLNREAIARYGMKVSDVQDVLQSAIGGMSLTTTVEGRERFGVRVRYARELRTSPEDLKSILVPSMSGIQVPLGELAEINYTRGPQMIRSENTFLNGYVIFDKQSDIAEVDVVEKADAFIKSKISSGELVLPLGVSYKFAGNYEQELRASKRLSIVIPISLMIVFLLLFFQFKTVTASSIHFSGVFVAFAGGFIMIWLYSQPWFLNFSLSGVNMRDLFQIHPINLSVAVWVGFIALFGIATNDGVIMGTYIHQVFEHNKPDTVQAVRQAVVEAGRKRVRPALMTAACAIIALLPVLTSSGKGADIMIPMAIPTFGGMIIQMMTIFVVPVLQCVWRESAIKRQIKKEKQMITDI, from the coding sequence ATGCTTAAGTTTTTAATAAAATATTTTCTTGAAAACAGGCTTGTAACAATACTATTATTGCTAATTTTTATAGTATGGGGCTTAGTTAGTTCTCCATTTAATTTTAATATTGGTTTTTTGCCACGAGATCCTATATCTGTGGATGCAATACCTGACATTGGCGATAATCAGCAAATTGTAGCAACTGAATGGATGGGACGTTCTCCACGTGATATTGAAGACCAGATTTCTTATCCGCTTACTTCTTCTTTGTTAGGAATCCCGGGTGTAAAGACAATCAGAAGCACTTCAATGTTTGGAATGTCTTTTATTTATATCATTTTTAAAGATAATGTAGAGTTTTACTGGAGCCGATCACGTATTCTTGAAAAACTTAATTCACTTCCATCGGGTACTTTACCTGTCGGAGTTCAACCTACGCTTGGACCTGATGCAACAGCTCTTGGGCAGATATATTGGTACACGCTTGAGGGAAGAGATACAAAAACCGGAAAACCTTCAGGTGGCTGGGATCCACAGGAATTAAGAACCATACAGGATTATTATGTAAAATATTCTTTGGCATCGGCAGAGGGAGTTTCAGAAGTTGCTTCAATTGGTGGTTATGTAAAAGAGTATCAGGTTGACATTAACCCCGATGCAATGAAATCATTTGGCGTTACTGTGATGGATGTTATGGAAGCCGTAAAGAAGAGCAATCTTGATATTGGTGCAGAAACAATAGAACTTAACAAAATAGAATATGTCATCAGAGGATTAGGATACATTAAAAATCTTGACGATTTAAGAACAGCTGTGATAACAGTCAGGGATAATGTTCCTATAAGAATTGGTGATGTTGCAAAAGTTTCTTTTGGTCCTGCTACACGTCGTGGTGGATTGGATAAAAGTGGAGCAGAAGCAGCAGGTGCTGTTATTGTTGCAAGGTATGGTTCAAATCCAATGGAAGTAATTAACAACGTTAAAGAGAAAATAAAGGAGATCGCACCGGGTTTGCCATCAAAGACTTTAGCAGATGGTTCTGTTTCAAAAGTAACTGTAGTTCCATTTTATGATCGTACCGAATTAATTAAAGAAACAATAGGTACGTTAGAATCTGCATTGTCTCACGAAATATTAATAAGTGTTCTGGTAATAATTATTTTGCTTTTTAATTTACGAGCTTCAATAATTGTTTCAGTTTTATTGCCCATTGCGGTTCTAATGACATTTATTGCAATGAAATTGTTTAATGTTGAAGCTAACATTGTAGCACTTTCGGGAATTGCTATAGCCATAGGAGTAATGGTAGATATGGGAATTGTGGATGTTGAAAATGTTATGAGGCATTTGGAGATGCCAGGAAATCATAACCTAAAGGGAAAATCGTTAATAAAACTGATTTATGATGCCAATATTGAAGTAAGAGCTGCTGTAACAGTTGCACTTGCTACAACAATAGTCAGTTTCATTCCTGTTTTTACTATGGAAGCCGCTGAAGGAAAATTATTCCATCCATTAGCTTTTACAAAAACATTTGCATTGCTTTCTTCTTTTATTCTTGGGATAGTTGTTTTACCCACATTTGCGTATTTTTTATATTCATTCCGTTTTGATCTGAGAAAATTTAATCGTGTATGGAACTTTTGTTTAATCATCTTGGGATTATTGCTGATAATTTTCTGGCATACATGGACTGCTGCTGCATTTATTTTGATTGGTGTAAATAATTTATTTGAATACAAATGGCCTGAGAACAAAAAGAAATGGACTAATTTTATTAATATAACGATTACTTCGCTAATTGTAATATATTTTCTAGCATACGAATGGCTGCCTCTTGGAGCACATAACTCAATAGTTGTAAATTATTTATTTGTTATGGGAATTGTGATGCTTATTTTAGCTCCATTGTTAATTGTTATACACTATTACGAACGAATACTTAACTGGTGTTTAAATAATAGATTGAAATTCTTTTTAATTCCGGTTTTTACTGTATTGTTTGGTGTTGTTGTATGGTTAGGATTCAATAAAAGTTTTGGATTTATTTCTACAGGATTTGAAAAAGTTGGATGGAATATTAACCAAACTTCTTTCTGGCAATCTGCTGAAAAAACTTTTCCCGGTTTAGGTAAAGAATTTATGCCGGCACTGGACGAAGGATCTTACCTTTTAATGCCAACTAGTATGCCTCATACTGGTATTGAAAAGAATATTGAATATATAAAACAACTTGACAAAAGATTAAACACTATTCCAGAAGTTGATGTTGCTGTTGGAAAATGGGGAAGGGTAAATTCAGCACTAGATCCTGCTCCAGTGCAGATGTTTGAAAATACAATTAATTATAAACCTGAATATGTTCTTGATAAAGATGGACATAAAAAACGTTTTAAGGTTGATGATAATTATAATTATGTCTTAACAAATGGCAAATTATTTAATCCAGATAAAGACGGATTTGGTAAAATTGACACTTCTCTTTTAATTCAGGATGAGGATGGCGAATATTTAAGGCAATGGCGTAAAGAAATAAAATCGCCAAATGATATATGGAATGAAATAGTAAAAGTAACAAATCTTCCGGGTTTGACTTCTGCTCCCAAATTACAACCCATCCAAACACGATTGGTGATGCTCTCCACGGGTATGCGTGCTCCAATGGGATTAAAAGTTTATGGACCAAGTCTTGAAACAATTGAAAAAGCCGGACTTCAGTTTGAGAAAATATTAAAAGAAATTCCTGATATTCAAGCCTCATCAGTATTTTATGATAGAGCAGTGGGAGCACCGTATCTTGAAATTAAATTAAATCGTGAAGCAATTGCAAGATATGGAATGAAGGTGAGTGATGTGCAAGATGTTTTGCAATCTGCTATTGGCGGAATGTCATTAACAACAACTGTTGAAGGTAGGGAACGTTTTGGTGTAAGAGTGCGTTATGCCCGAGAATTAAGAACTTCACCCGAAGATTTAAAAAGTATTTTAGTCCCTTCCATGTCAGGAATACAAGTTCCTCTGGGTGAACTTGCAGAAATTAATTATACACGTGGTCCGCAAATGATCCGTAGTGAAAATACTTTTTTAAACGGCTATGTTATTTTTGATAAACAATCAGATATTGCAGAAGTTGATGTTGTAGAAAAGGCAGATGCTTTTATTAAATCAAAAATTAGTTCTGGTGAATTAGTTTTACCTCTTGGTGTATCGTATAAATTTGCCGGGAATTATGAGCAGGAGTTACGTGCTTCAAAGCGACTTTCAATAGTAATTCCGATAAGTCTGATGATAGTGTTTTTACTTTTGTTTTTTCAATTTAAAACAGTTACTGCTTCTTCGATTCACTTTTCCGGTGTTTTTGTCGCTTTTGCAGGAGGTTTTATAATGATTTGGTTATATTCTCAACCATGGTTTTTAAATTTTTCTTTATCCGGTGTTAATATGAGAGATTTATTTCAAATACATCCGATAAATTTAAGTGTTGCTGTTTGGGTTGGATTTATTGCTCTTTTTGGGATTGCAACAAATGATGGTGTAATTATGGGTACTTATATTCATCAGGTTTTTGAGCATAATAAACCAGATACAGTGCAAGCTGTTAGGCAAGCTGTAGTAGAAGCTGGAAGGAAAAGAGTTCGCCCAGCATTAATGACTGCTGCCTGTGCTATTATTGCATTGTTGCCAGTGCTAACATCGTCAGGTAAAGGAGCGGATATTATGATTCCAATGGCAATCCCAACTTTTGGTGGAATGATAATTCAGATGATGACAATTTTTGTTGTACCTGTGTTGCAATGTGTATGGCGTGAAAGTGCAATTAAAAGACAAATCAAAAAAGAAAAACAAATGATAACTGATATTTAA
- a CDS encoding heavy-metal-associated domain-containing protein, with product MKTKSIFQKNVFKFFLASLLLVFYVNSNAQCCGGSKSKSCNHSSTSVGNSNTSSIKEGSITETFGVNGNCGMCKTAIEGTLIKQKGIASSDWNQSSKTLTVSFDEKIIKIEKIHQIIADAGYDTDKIKASDKAYNKLPGCCKYDRN from the coding sequence ATGAAAACAAAATCAATCTTTCAAAAAAATGTTTTTAAATTTTTTCTGGCTTCTTTGTTATTGGTGTTTTATGTAAACTCCAATGCACAATGTTGCGGTGGCAGTAAATCTAAATCTTGTAACCATAGTTCTACCTCTGTGGGTAATTCTAATACTTCATCTATAAAAGAAGGTTCAATAACTGAAACATTTGGAGTAAATGGAAATTGTGGAATGTGCAAAACTGCTATTGAAGGAACTTTAATAAAACAAAAAGGAATTGCTTCATCTGATTGGAATCAATCTAGCAAGACACTAACTGTATCATTTGATGAAAAAATAATTAAAATCGAAAAAATTCATCAGATTATTGCTGATGCAGGTTATGATACTGATAAAATAAAAGCATCTGATAAAGCATACAATAAGCTCCCGGGTTGCTGTAAATATGATAGAAACTAA
- a CDS encoding T9SS type A sorting domain-containing protein: protein MKTSINISLKNNLLRISLFTLFSIVMVFNSVAQTHLCSEYEADRRAEIENPDALNAKSELELFTKQFSQNQHKSEVTYVIPVVFHVLHYYGAENISKAQILDAIRIMNEDFKKLNADTSNIVPAFQGIAANSNIEFRLAQIDPNGNCTEGIVRTVTSETYNANDDSKLLSPSWPRNKYLNIWTANNLESGAAGYSYYPSSVSGTWGANKDGVILLATYVGSIGTGNNGTSRALTHEVGHYLNLAHTWGNSNEPGLASNCGIDDGVSDTPNTIGHTSCNLTANTCGELDNVQNYMDYSYCSNMYTEGQKTRMRATLNSSISGRNNLWSASNLVATGTNDSYISQVCIPEPDFRYNKTLGCDNLTVQFTDLTWNVDTGYSLQWSFPGGTPSVSNDVSPIISYASAGNYSVSLTASNTSGSNQITKANIIQVQNSTVGENIPWVESFEDSSFPNYLDTTKSWLIRGNSTSNWVRTTVGYDGSSSLKVNNASNVAGQTSELYSPNILFAGNNPSNFFTYWVAYAQKTATDNDKIQVYVSYNCGNSWYLRQTKFGATLATNGGALVTSFTPNSSQWRMETVNLGLFMTRPNIRVKFLVTSGSGNSIYIDNINLDQLTNVENLTLSVTNNLNLYPNPINNESVLVFDLNKASDVEISLSNMLGQRISSFKKNYLSGPYDIPVSSVLKTDIPSGVYFLSVIIDGKSETLKLIKE from the coding sequence ATGAAAACTTCAATTAATATTAGTCTAAAAAATAATTTATTGAGAATTAGTTTGTTTACTTTATTCTCTATAGTAATGGTTTTTAATAGTGTTGCACAAACTCATTTATGCTCAGAGTATGAAGCAGATCGTCGTGCTGAAATAGAAAATCCAGATGCATTAAATGCTAAAAGTGAACTCGAATTATTTACAAAACAATTTTCTCAAAACCAGCATAAATCTGAAGTGACCTATGTTATTCCAGTAGTATTCCATGTTTTACATTACTACGGAGCAGAAAATATTTCAAAAGCTCAGATTTTAGATGCGATAAGAATAATGAATGAAGATTTTAAAAAATTAAATGCGGATACTTCAAATATAGTTCCTGCATTTCAAGGCATTGCTGCAAATAGTAATATAGAGTTCAGATTAGCTCAGATTGATCCTAATGGCAATTGTACTGAAGGTATTGTTAGAACCGTAACAAGTGAAACATATAATGCAAATGATGATTCTAAGCTTCTTTCGCCATCATGGCCAAGAAATAAATATTTGAATATTTGGACAGCTAACAATTTAGAGTCTGGTGCAGCAGGTTATTCTTATTATCCATCAAGTGTTTCTGGTACTTGGGGTGCTAATAAAGATGGAGTGATATTATTAGCAACTTATGTTGGAAGTATAGGAACCGGTAATAATGGTACTTCTAGAGCACTTACTCATGAAGTTGGACATTATTTGAATCTTGCTCATACATGGGGAAATAGCAATGAGCCTGGACTTGCATCTAATTGCGGAATTGATGATGGTGTTTCTGACACACCAAATACAATTGGACATACAAGTTGTAATTTAACTGCAAATACTTGTGGAGAATTAGACAACGTGCAAAACTACATGGATTATAGTTACTGTAGTAATATGTACACTGAAGGACAGAAAACCAGAATGAGAGCTACTTTAAACAGTTCTATCAGTGGAAGAAATAATTTATGGTCAGCCTCAAATTTAGTTGCTACTGGCACAAATGATAGTTATATTTCACAAGTATGTATTCCTGAACCTGATTTTAGGTATAACAAAACTCTTGGTTGCGATAATCTTACAGTTCAATTCACTGATCTGACATGGAATGTTGATACTGGATATTCTTTGCAATGGTCTTTCCCTGGCGGAACACCGTCTGTTTCAAATGATGTAAGTCCAATTATTTCTTATGCTTCTGCAGGAAATTATAGTGTCTCATTAACTGCTTCAAATACTAGTGGAAGCAACCAAATAACAAAGGCAAATATTATACAGGTTCAGAATTCTACAGTAGGTGAAAACATCCCTTGGGTAGAAAGTTTTGAGGATAGTTCATTTCCAAATTATTTAGACACAACAAAAAGTTGGCTAATAAGAGGTAATAGCACATCTAACTGGGTAAGAACAACTGTTGGATATGATGGATCGTCTTCATTAAAGGTTAATAATGCAAGCAATGTGGCTGGTCAAACCTCCGAATTATATTCACCAAATATTTTATTTGCAGGAAATAATCCTAGTAATTTCTTTACTTATTGGGTTGCTTATGCTCAAAAAACTGCAACAGATAATGATAAAATTCAGGTTTATGTTTCTTATAACTGTGGAAATTCATGGTATTTAAGGCAAACAAAATTTGGTGCTACACTTGCAACTAATGGTGGTGCTCTTGTTACTTCATTTACTCCTAACAGTTCGCAGTGGAGAATGGAAACTGTTAATCTGGGTTTGTTCATGACAAGACCAAATATCAGAGTAAAGTTTTTGGTAACATCAGGTAGTGGAAATAGTATTTATATAGATAATATTAATTTGGATCAGTTAACGAATGTCGAAAATTTAACACTTTCTGTTACAAATAATTTAAATTTATATCCAAATCCAATAAATAATGAGTCTGTTTTGGTATTTGATTTAAACAAAGCTTCAGATGTTGAAATATCTCTTTCAAATATGCTCGGTCAAAGGATTTCATCTTTTAAGAAGAATTATTTAAGTGGACCTTATGACATACCTGTTAGCAGTGTTTTAAAAACAGATATTCCAAGTGGTGTATATTTTCTTTCAGTAATAATTGATGGAAAGTCAGAAACTCTAAAACTGATAAAGGAATAA